TAACCTTCTTACATGAACTCTATTCGTCAGACTTCATTTATTATGTACGACTAATAAAACGCTCAACTGCTCTATGATGCTCATCAGACTCCCATAGCTTGGCACATTCAGCAACTTCATCCTTCATCCGTTGCGATAATTGTTCACGTGGGACTTTATCAATGTAGCGGAGTTTGTATGCCTCTAGTACCGCGTTCTCTAGCTTGACATAAGGAGTTAACCACTCTTTGACACCTTGGCGAAACGGCTCTTTTAATACAATTCCTTGCAAAAAGCCCAAAGCTCTCGCTTCATCTGCACGATAAACAGTAGAGCTCATTAACATATCCATTGCAATAGGCTGTGCTAGTCTTTCATAAAGCATCGATGCACCACCCCACCCTGTGGTAATTCCTAGTGTACCTTGGATAAAACCTACCTTCACGTGAGGGGCAGCTAATCGAAGGTCACAAGCCGTTGCAATCTCGCACCCACCGCCGACAGCTACTCCATTTAGTGCGGCGATCGTAAGTTTTGGAAAATAAAATAATTCTTCTAGCACATTCCTCATCTTACTAAGCATCGACCAGGCTTCACTTTCTG
Above is a genomic segment from Bacillus sp. FJAT-45037 containing:
- a CDS encoding enoyl-CoA hydratase/isomerase family protein, which codes for MEKISLIQEKELTWIVINREKVRNAIDDDVMDQLLEALGKAKQDESKAVIITGAGEVAFCSGGDLSVFRNLKTESEAWSMLSKMRNVLEELFYFPKLTIAALNGVAVGGGCEIATACDLRLAAPHVKVGFIQGTLGITTGWGGASMLYERLAQPIAMDMLMSSTVYRADEARALGFLQGIVLKEPFRQGVKEWLTPYVKLENAVLEAYKLRYIDKVPREQLSQRMKDEVAECAKLWESDEHHRAVERFISRT